The following nucleotide sequence is from Myxococcus guangdongensis.
GCTTCGGTCCCCCTGGGTGGCGAGGACGTGGCGGTCCTCGTCCCACCATCGCTGGAACAGCCACTCCTGGAGCCGGGGCGTGAGGGCACCCGGGCGCAGGTTCCGGAGGAGGGAGGCGCGACGCTCCGGCGGCTCGGCGCTCAGGACCTCCCTCGCGAGCGTCTCCGCGTCCTCGTCGAGCCCCGCTTCGAAGAGCACGCACGTCAGGGGGAAGGTGGGGTGGGGTGGCTCGGGGGGCGTCCTCCCCGTGAGCCGGGACAGCGCCTCGGTGGACAACTTCAACCAGGGCGGGCGCCATCGGCCGGCCAGGGGGACGGCCTCCCGCGCTTCGTAGGGCTCGCGAGCGTCCAGCAGCAGCTCACGCAGGTCGCCCGCATGGCGTCCCGAGGTGTCGAGCTGGCCGAGCAGGTGGACCGCGCGGGCGCGCAGCCACGTGTCGGCGCGGGGCGAGGACTGGAGGAGGCAGACGAGCTGCGCGCAGAGGCTCTCGCGCGAGGACCACACCACGGTGGGAACGGAAACCACGTCGGACGCCGCGTTGGGACCGGGGGGCGAGGCCGGCTGCGTGGTTGCAGAAGTCTTGGGAAAGCTAGCCCGGCGACATCCTCGTCGTCCACCGACACGCGACTCGCGGGTCGACCTTGCATCGTGAAGCGAGGGTGCTCTAGTCCGCGCCGTGACGTCCCCCGAGAAACACCGCGCCATCGAAGCCGTGTGGCGGATTGAATCCGCGCGACTCATCGCCGGCCTGACGCGCATGGTGCGCGACGTCGGGCTCGCGGAGGAGCTGGCGCAGGACGCCCTGGTCGCGGCGATGGAGCGCTGGCCCGACAGCGGCATCCCGGACAACCCGGGCGCTTGGTTGATGGCGACCGCCAAGCGCCGCGCCATCGACGAGCTGCGTCGGGGCAAGCGCGTCGAGCGCAAGCACGAGGAGCTGGGGCACGAGCTGGAGTCGGACCAGGCCCACGGGCAACCGGACCTGGACACGGCGCTCGACAACGACGTGGGCGATGACCTGCTGCGGCTGATGTTCATCGCCTGCCATCCCATCCTCTCCACGGAGGCGCGCGTCGCGCTCACGCTCCGGCTGCTCGGTGGACTGACGACGGAGGAGATTGCCCGCGCGTTCCTGGTGCCCGGTCCCACCGTCGCGCAGCGCATCGTCCGCGCCAAGCGCACGCTGGCCGAGGAGAAGGTGCCCTTCGAGCTGCCTCATGGCGAGGAACTCGCGGCGCGGCTGTCGTCGGTGCTGGAGGTCATCTACCTCGTCTTCAACGAGGGTTACTCCGCGACGGCGGGCGATGACTGGATGCGGCCGGAGCTGTGCGCGGACGCGCTGCGGCTGGGGCGCATCCTCGCCGAGCTCGCGCCCCTGGAGCCGGAGGTGCACGGCCTGGTCGCGCTGATGGAGATTCAAGCGTCGCGCTCGCGGGCGCGCGTGGGTCCTTCCGGGGAGCCGGTGCTGCTGCTCGAGCAGAACCGGGGCCTGTGGGACCCGTTGCTGATTCGCCGAGGGCTCGCGGCGCTGGAGCGCGCGGAGAAGCTGGGCGGGGCGCAGGGGCCCTACGCGCTGCAGGCCGCGCTCGCCGCCTGTCACGCGCGGGCGCGCAAGGCGGAGGAGACCGACTGGGCGCGCATCGCGTCGCTGTATGGCGTGCTGGTGCGGCTGTCGCCCTCGCCCGTGGTGGAGCTCAACCGCGCGGTGGCGCTGTCCATGGCCTATGGCCCCGCGGCGGGGCTGGCGGTGGTGGACACGCTCACGTCGGAGCCCACGCTCGCGCACTACCACCTGCTGCCGAGCGTGCGCGGGGATTTGCTGCGCAAGCTGGGGCGCTTCGACGAGGCGCGCAAGGAGTTCGAGCGGGCGGCCTCGCTCACCCGGAACGCCCGCGAGCAGGCGCTGCTCCTCGAGCGCGCCCAGGACTGCACCCGCGGCAGGGCGTGAACGGGCGGAGCCAGTCCCGCGGGAATCTTCCGCGCTCCATGCAGCGCAAGCGTCGACCAGCGAGCGTCCGTGCTCGCGGGGAGGGGGCACCGCGGGCCTGGTGCACGCGTGCGGGGTGGACCTGTGCCGGGATGGTCTACCCTGCGCGCATGTGCCGGAACATCAAGCCCCTCTTCAACTTCACCCCGCCCTCCACGGATGACGACATCCGCGCGGCGGCGCTCCAATTCGTCCGGAAGATCGCCGGGACTCGCAAGCCGTCGAAGCAGAACACGGACGCGTTCGACGTCGCCGTCGAGGAGATCTACCAGAGCTCGAAGCGGATGCTGGACGGGCTGGTGGCCACGACACCGCCGAGAGACAGGGTGCGGTTCGAGGCACTCAAGCGCCTGCGCTACAAGAAGGCCGCCGACGCGGGCTGAGGCCCCGGGCGCCCCGACGCGCTGACCGACTGTTCCCACGCAGTGCACACACGGCGCGCGGTGCCGAGGTGGCCCGTCGTGCCCTGGAGGTCGTCCGATGAAGCGGTCCCCGTGGTGGTCCGTCGTTGGCTGTCTCTCCTCCGTCCTGTCCTTCGGCGCGGGCTGTGGCGCCGAAGCCCCCCAGGACACCCAGGCCCCGGAGCAATCCACCGCGGCCCTGGCGTGCTCCACGCGCATCACCTACGGCGACCGCTGGATTCATCCCGCCAACCACCCGAACCCGTACGACGTGGCCTCGGACCTGGTGACGTGGGATGGCGTCTGCGTCAACGAGGGCACCAACTCCTACGCGGTGCTCTCCAACGGCTGGAAGCCGTACTTCACCGGCAACAACGCCTGTGTGCTCGCGCTGGACACGGACTGTCCCGGGGCCTCCGCGTGCGCGACGCGCGTCACCTACGGCGCGGCGTGGATCCACCCGGCGAACCACCCCGCGCAGCACGACGACACCGGCGGGCGCGTGTTCTGGGATCGCGCGTGTGTGAATGCGCCGCCCAACTCCTACGCGGTGCTGTCGAACGGGTGGGGGCCGTACTTCACCGGCGCCAACGCCTGCGGCATCTCCTTGCGCTACACGGGCTGCGGCGGGCTCTACCAGAACCCCGTCGTCCCCACGGACTGCGCGGATCCGGGCGTCATCCACGACGGCACGCGCTACGTGGCGGCGTGCACCTCCGGCGGCGCGGCCAGCGCCTTCCCGCTGCGCGTCTCCACCGATTTGGTGACGTGGACGAGCGCGGGTTCCATCTTCCCCTCGGGCACGCGTCCGTCCTGGGCCACCGGTGACTTCTGGGCGCCCGAAATCCACCGCGTGGGCGGCCGCTTCATCGCGTACTACACGGCGCGACACTCGAGCGGGAAGCTGGCCATCGGCGCGGCCACGGCCTCGAGCGCGCTCGGTCCCTTCACCGACTTGGGCCGGCCCCTCATCCTGGACGCCGGCATGGGGATGATCGACGCGACGTTCTTCGCGGACGCCGCGGGCACGGGCTACCTGGTGTGGAAGGCGGACGGCAACGCGGTGGGCCAGCCCACGCCCATCTACGGGCAGGCGCTCTCCGCGGATGGTCTGTCGCTGGTCGGCACGCGCCGCACGCTCATCACCAACGACCTGGGCTGGGAGGGCGGCGTGGTGGAGGCGCCGTGGGTCGTCGCCCGCGGCGGTTACTACTACCTCTTCTACAGTGGTAACGCGTACTACAACAGCACCTATGCCGTGGGAGTGGCCCGCGCGACGAGCCCCCTGGGGCCGTACACCAAGGCGGGCGCGCCGATTCTGGCGACGGGGGGAGGCTGGGTGGGACCGGGCCACAACTCGGTGGTCAACGGGCCGGGCGGAGACACGTACATGGTCTACCACGCCTGGAACGCGGCCCACACCGCGCGGGTCATGCTGGTGGACGCCATCACCTGGCCCAACGGCTGGCCCGCGGTGCCGGAGGCGCCCTCGGCGGGCTCACGTCCCCAGCCGTAGCGGAGGAGGTCCTCGGGGGGCACGGTGCTCGTCCGTGCCCCCGGCGGACGTCAGGGCGTCCCGGTGGATGCCTGGAGCGAGGGCTCCGGAGCGTCGAACTTCTGCGGCCCCAGGGCGGAGCGCTGGAACCAACCGGCGAGCCCGAGCAGCACGAGTCCGGAGGTGCGCAGCGTGCGCAGCAGCTCCGCCCCCAGCGCCTCGTCACCCGGCAGGAGCGCCGCCAGCCACACGCGCGCGTCGTAGAGCAGCCACGTGGCGCCCGACAGGCCCATGGCCCACCACACCCAGGCGAGCTTGCCGCCGCGCAGCATGTACGCGACGCGCAGGATGGGGGCGACCAGGAAGATGGTCGTCATGTCCGCCAGCGTGGAGGCCAGGCTGATGATGGCCGACGGCGCCAGGCTCTGGCCGGACACCAGGTTGCGCACCTCGGTGACCAGTGACGGCACCCCGACGGCCAGCGCCGCCAGCGCCGTCACCGCCCACAGCGCGCGCGAGCGCGGGCTGGACGGAGGCTGCAGACCGGACTGCTGATAGGTCATGGCCAGCAGGACGAGCGCGTACGTGGTGGCGATGTTGGCCAGCACGACGACGACCATCCGGTACGGCAACAGCGGCGATGCCGTGAAGGGCACGTCCGGCACGGTGTGCAGCCAGTAGCTGCGCAGCGCCGCGCTCACCAGCGACAGCGCGGCACCCGCCGTGAGCCCGCCCCAGACCTTGCGCAGGTAGTCCCCGGAGACGAACGCGCTGGCCGCCGCGAGCGTGCCGCCCACCGCGAGCAGCCCGCTCAACCACCCGGCCACGTCGTGCACCAGCCCCAGCTTCGCCGGCTCGGAGCTCGCCACCGCGAACAGGTGCGCGGCCTGGAGCACCACGACGGCGCCGAACCAGGGCGCCACGGACGAGGAACGCGAGGACGCCGTCATCGCGCCTTCTCCAGCGACGTGGCGATCTCCGCCAGGATGACCTTGGCGTGCAGCGCGCCAATGAACGTGTTGAGCATCGGCTTGAGGCCTTCGAGCAGTTGCGGCAGGTCCTGGGGGGTGACCTGCTCGGGCGGACGCTTGAGGGCGCGCAACGCGGCCGTGTGGATGGCCATCTTGGCGGTGAAGCCTCCGAGCAGGGGTTCGAGGTGACGCACGAGAATGTCGTGCCAGCCGGCGGGGGCGGTCTGGGAGGACGGGTTCAGAATCGCGAACGCTCCTGTTGGGGAGGCCCACGCTAGAGCGATTTCTCAAGACATACGAGAGGCCCGTCTGCCCATCACGTCGATTGATACTCGTTCCGCAAGGAATTCCGGGAGCCCCTGTCTTTGTCGAGACGACAGGTGTAGGGGCCGGAGACCGGGCGTGCAGCCTGCCCGGCCGCCGGGCGAACAGGTGCGCCGGCGGCGGGCGTCAGGCGGGTGTCAGGCCTTGATGTAGCGCTCGAACACTGCGCCGAAGTCCTTCACCCAGTACTTCTGCTGGGCGCCGGTGAGCCAGGCGAAGGCGGCCTGGTTGAGCTCCTTGAAGGACTCGACGACGGGCGCGCCGCTGGCCGCGCCGCGGCCGAGCGTGGTGGAGGCGACATCCAGGCTCGTCTTGGCATGGGCGAGCGACAGCTCGTTCTCGTGCTGCATCTCCGCGATGCGGAACAGGGCCTTGTAGAGGTCCTTCACCTGCTCCAGCTGCTTCTTGTGCACGTCGATGGAGTAGTCCCGGTTGCCCAGACGGAACTTGATCTCCACGTCCATGTCGATGGTGCCGGCCGTCTCCAGCATGACGTTGGAGATGGGATTGGCGGCGTACGTGAAGCGGCGCAGCATGCGCTTCTTGCTGGCGGCGCTGGTGCCGTCCAGGTGGATGAGCGCCCTGTTCGTGAAGCAGTACTCGTCGGACTTGGACTTGATGAGGAAGAAGATCTTCTCCTGGTCCTCGTGATTCACATAGTCGTCCGAGTCGACCTTGTCGTAGTCGGCCGGAGCGATGACCGAGCCGACGTCACTGAGGCCGAGTGCGTCCGCGGCGAGCTTCCCGAACATGCTGTGTCTCCCTGTGTGTACCGCCGGGCCCCCAAGGCCCGGCGGGAGCATAGGGGAGAGCCCCTCACAGGTCGAAGCGAATCCCCTGCGCCAGGGGCAGCGCGTCCGAGTAGTTCAGCGTGTTGGTCTGCCGCCGCATATACGCCTTCCACGCGTCGGAGCCGGACTCGCGGCCGCCGCCGGTGTCCTTTTCACCCCCGAAGGCGCCGCCAATCTCCGCGCCGGACGTGCCGATGTTGACGTTGGCGATGCCGCAGTCGGAGCCGGAGGCGGACAGGAAGCGCTCGGCGACCTGCAAGTCCTTGGTGAACACCGACGAGGACAAGCCCTGGGGCACGCCGTTCTGGATGACGATGGCCTCCTCGAGCGTGCGGTAGGGCAGCACGTAGAGGATGGGCGCGAAGGTCTCCTCCTGGACCCACGCGTCGGTGGGCTTCACGTCGGTGACGAGCGTGGGCTGCACGTAGTGGCCGGGGCGCTCCAGCGCCTTGCCGCCGCTCACCACGCGGGCCCCCGCGGCGCGCGCCTGGTCGAGCGTGGCCTCGAAGCGCTTCACCGCGGCCCGGTCGATGAGCGGGCCCATCAGCGTGCCGGCCTCCAGCGGGTCTCCGATGCGCTTCTCCACCTGGGCGTAGGCGCTGGCGAGCTTGCCCAGCACGTCGTCGAGGATGGACGCGTGGACGATGAGCCGGCGCGTGGTGGTGCAGCGCTGGCCCGCGGTGCCCACCGCGCCGAAGACGATGGCGGGGATGGCCAGCTTCAGGTCCGCGGTGGCGTCCACGATGATGGCGTTGTTGCCGCCGAGCTCCAGCAGGCTGCGGCCCAGCCGCTGCGCCACGCGCACGCCCACCTGGCGGCCGACGGCGGACGAGCCGGTGAAGCTCACCAGCGCGACGCGCGCGTCGTCCACCAGCCGCTCGGCGCGCGCGGTGCCCGCGGCGTTGAGCAGGAAGAACACCTCCGGGAAGCCGCCGGCCTTCAGCGCCGCGTTGCAGATGCGCGTGGCGGCGATGGACGTCAGCGGCGTCTTGGGCGAGGGCTTCCAGATGGACACGTCGCCGCACACCGCGGCGATGAACGCGTTCCAGGACCAGACGGCCACCGGGAAGTTGAACGCGCTGATGATGCCGACGAGGCCCAGCGGGTGCCACTGCTCGTACATGCGGTGGCCGGGGCGCTCGGAGTGCATCGTCAGGCCGTAGAGCATGCGCGACTGGCCGACGGCGAAGTCGGCGATGTCGATCATCTCCTGCACCTCGCCGTCGCCCTCCGCCTTCACCTTGCCCATCTCCAGCGACACGAGCGAGCCGAGCGCGTCCTTGTGGCGACGCAGCGCCTCGCCGCACAGGCGGATGGCCTCGCCCCGGCGCGGCGCGGGCAGCGCCCTCCACGCGACGAAGGCCTGGGCGGCCGCGTGCATCAGCCGCTCGTACTCGTCCGCCGTCGCCGACGACACGGTGGCGAGCTTCGCTCCGTTGGAGGGGTTGAAGACCTCCAGCAGGGGCTCGGAGCGGGAGTCCGCCCACTCGCCGTTGCCGAGGTAGCTGCCGGGGTTGTGCTCGCCGAGGCCGAGCGCGTCGAGAATGGGATGGAGCATGGCGTTGGGGTGCTTACAACGTCGGGGCCTTCGTTGCGACCCGCGTCGGGGCGGGGCGTTCAGGCTGGGTCAGCAGCCAGTCCGTGAAGGCGCGTGCCGCGGTGCGCAGTCGGCGGTGGGAGGGGTACACCACGAAGTAGGAGTAGCGCGTGGGCAGCGCGGGGCCGGGCAGTCGCAGGAGGCTGCCGTCGGCGAGGAAGGTCTCGCAGACGCGCTCCCGGGCGAGCGCCGCGCCCAGGCCCCACACGGCGGCCTGCATCGCGTTGGTCGTGTCGCTGAAGGTGTGGCGCACGTCCAGCGCGGCCCCGTGGACGTCCGCGGCGCGCAGCCAGTCCGGCCACGTCTGCCGCGCCAGGTCCTCGATGAGCGGAAGCCGGGGGATGTCCGCGGGGGTGAGGATGTGCTCGACGCCGGGCAGGCGAGGGGAGGCCACCGGGAACATGGCGTCTGGCATCAGCGCATGGGTCGTCATGCCGGGCCAGTGGCCCATCCCATAGCGGATGCCCAGGTCCGGGCCGCCCTCGTCGAAACGGGACAGCGTCATGTCGGAGTCGACGCGCACGCGCAGCCGTGGGTGCTGGGCGTTGAACTCCGCCAGCCGGGGCACCAGCCACGTGTGCGCCAGGGAGTGCATCGTGGTGACGCGGACGAGGTGTCGCTCGCTGCGGGCATCCGACAGCTCCCGCACCACGTCATGGATGTCCGTCAGCGCGCCGCTGGCCGCGTCGGCCAGTTGGCGGCCCTCCACGGTGAGCTCCACGCCGCGCGCATGGCGCTGGAAGAGGGTGACGCCGAGCATCCCCTCCAGCTTGCGCACGTGGTGGCTGACGGCGCTGGCCGTCAGGTGCAGCTCCTGGCCGGCGCGGGCGAAGTTCTGGTGTCGCGCGGCCGCCTCGAAGGCCGCCAGGGCCGGCAGCCATGCCGTGGGAAGCGTCATGGGAGCCTCAAATCATACGCGTGGCTGACCTCAAAACCATGCGATTGCTTCAGCGCGGGTCGGGGCGCAGAAGGGGAGAGACCGGAGTCAGATTCGTGCCTTGGTCCACCTGGTGAACCGCCCATGACCACCCCTTCGCTTGTTCGTCCCGTCGTCCCGACGCTGTCCGGTGCCTGGCTGACCCTCCTGGAGATGGGTTTCCTGGGGGCGCTCTGGGGCTCGTCCTTCATGTTCATGCGCATCGCGGCGCCGGACTTCGGGCCCGTGCCGCTCGTCGCGGTGCGACTGGTGCTGGGCGCGATGGTGCTCCTGCCCTTGTTGTGGCGCGCCCGCGCGGCCATCACCCCATCGCACTGGCCCAAGCTGGCGCTGGTGGGGACGCTCAACGCGGCGGTGCCCTTCGTGCTCTTCGCCTGGGCGGCGCAGCGTGTGCCCGCGGGCATCAGCGCCATCGGCAACAGCATGACGGTGCTCTTCACCGCGCTGGTGGCCTTCCTCTTCTACGGCGAGCGCATCGGCCCGCGCCGTGGGGTGGCGCTCGTGGTGGGCTTCGCGGGCGTGGTGGTGCTCGCCAGCGGGAAGATCGAGGGCGCAAGCCCCGGCCTGGGCGTGGCCGCCGCGGTGACGGCCGCGTTCTTCTACGGCATCTCCGCGAACCTGGTGCGCAGGCACATGCAAGGGGTGCCCGCGGGCGCCGTCGCGGCGGCCACGCTGGGGTGCGCGGCGCTCCTGACGCTGCCCTTCGCCATCGCGAGCTGGCCGGCGCAGCCCATCCGGAGCGTGTCCTGGTTCTCGGCCGCGACGCTCGGGATGCTCTGCACCGGGCTGGGCTACGCGCTGTACTACCGGCTCATCCAGCGCGTCGGCGCGTCCCGTGCCGTCACCGTCACGTACCTGGTGCCCCTGTTCGGCGTGGCCTGGGCGTGGCTGCTGCTCGGCGAGCCCCTGACGCTGTCCATGGCCGTCGCCGGCTCGCTCATCCTGGGCAGCGTCGCCTTGGGCCAGCGGCAGTCCGCGTGAGCGCGCGCGGACCGCCGAGCGAAGGCTCATGGACAGCCGGAGCTGACCTGGAGCGCGTCGTAGGCCATCCAGCCGTTGCGCTTGGTGCCGGTGGCCGCGATGACGTAGCCGTAGAGGAACTTCATCTCCCCCGACTGCTGGCGGTAGCGGCCCGCGCTGTCCTGGACCCAGAGGGGGATGTCGATGGAGGGGACGCCGTGCTCGGTGGGCACGTCCAGGCGCTGGAACTTGGTGCCCGCGGGGAAGTGGTCCACCGCGGGGCCGCCCAGCGCCATGCCGGGCACGTTGAAGACCAGGTTGACGGAGCGCTGGCCGTTGGCGCGCACCAGCGGCAGGTAGTCTCCGGCGCGCTCGTGGGTGGCGTCGCTGTCGTAGACGACCTTCTTGAGCTCGAGCACCGGGTCATGCGAGTTGCGCACGGCGTAGCAGCCCAGCTTCGCCAGCCCCGCGCCCAGGGCGGAGACATGGCCCACCTTCTGCTCGAAGGACGTGCGCCCCAGGATGCTGGAGATGGGCAGCCACCCCGCGCTCGAGTTGGACGTGGAGACGGCGAAGGCGTGCAGCTCCCCGGCGAACGTGCGCGTCTGGCCATGGTTGAAGGCGGCGCTCGTGCGTGTGTTGGTGCCCACCACGGTGCCGTTGCCGTCGCGGATGGACACGCCCGTCACCAGCCCCCAGTTGTCGTCCGCCGGGTCGTTCGTGGGGACGCGGTTGCCGCCGCTCACCTGCAGCTTGCAGTTGTACGCGCTCACCAGGCAGTACTCGCCGTTGACGCCCGAGAAGGCCGCCTGCTCCCGCGTCTGGAGCGCGCCGTCGTCGGGCTTGAGGCCCCCTCCGCACGCGGTGACGAGCAGGCTCAGGGACGCAATCGAGATGGTCGTGATTTTCATGATTAATATGAGAAAGCGTTGAGCCCGGAGCCGTCAACGCGGGCGTCGACGAGCGGCCGGTGGGCGAGCGGGGGATGTTGAGCCCTGGTCAAAGGGGCGCATGCCGCGAGCGCGCCAACGCACCGCGTCCTGGGGCGCGGCGTCGAGGTACGCTGCCGGCGCGATGTCCCGCCTCCCCGACGCCTTGCCCTCGCCGCGCCGCTTCCACGACGAGCCGCTCATCCTCATCCTCCGCCACCTGAAGGCGGGGCTCGCGCAGGCGGGCCGGGTGCGCATCGAGGTGCCGGACCCGGACCTGGGCGCCGGGCGTTATCCGGGCGAGCGGGTGGGCCCGGAGGAGGGCCTGGTGCACCGTCCCCTGCGCCACTGGTGTGACCTGGCGGAGGGGCTGGGCTGCCGGCTGCTCACGCCGCGCGTCGTGGAGGCCACGCATGTGGCGCTGACCTTCGAGGCCTTGGGGGCCGAGGCGTCCTGGCACGCGGGGAGCGCGAGGCCGGAGGTGGAGGTGCCCGCGGAGGAGCGGTATGGGGCGGACTCCGCCTTCGCGCGCGTGCGCAAGCTGGAGGACGCGGGCTTTCTGTTGCCGTGGTTGGAGGCGCTGGGGCGCGTGCGGTTGCCCGCGGTCGCGAGGGTGCTGGACCTGGGCGTCAACCGTGGGGACGAACTGGACGCGTTCTCCTGGTTGGAGACGGTGCCTGACGTCTCCTTCGTGGGCGTGGACCACAGCGCCACCGCGATTGCCCAGGCGCGCGCCCGCTTCCCCGACTCGCGTCATGCCTTCCATGTGGCGGACCTCAACGCGCTGCCCGCCGCGCTGGGGCGCTTCCACCTGGTGGTGTCGGTGGGCACGTTGCAGAGCCCCGGTGTGGATGACCACGCGTTGTTGCGGACGCTGGTGCAGGAGCATCTGGAGTCCGAATCGACGCTCGTGCTCGGCTTCCCCAACTCGCGCTTCCGCGACGGCGAGGTCGTCTACGGTGCCCGCGTGCGCAACCTGCGCGAGTCGGACCTGTCGCTGCTCGTGAAGGACTTGTCGTTCTACCGCCGCTACCTGCACCAGCACGGCTTCCGCACGTTCCTCGGTGGGAAGTACGACCTGCTGCTCACGGCGGTGCGCGGTGGGGCTCAGTCCTCCGACTGAACGTCGCCGGGTTGGACGCCCCAGTCCGCGAGCACCTGGGCCTCGTCCTCGGGGCTCTTGGTCTTCTTGAAGCGCGCGTCGGAGACGCCCTTGACGCGGCGCTCGCACGCGGCCCACGTGGCGTGGCGCTTCACGCTGCGGCCCACCTGGCTCAGGTACGAGTGCGCCTTGACCGCGGGCTGACGAGGCTTCTCCTCCGGGAGCGAGGTGTCCTCGGGGATGTCGTGGACGTCCACCTCGTACGTGGACAGCGCGCCCGAGTAGAGCCGCACGCCCTTGCCGCGCGAATAGCCCACGGCGATTTCATCCACCCGCTCGTTGCCGGGCACCCCCACGTGTCCGCGCACGTAGTGCCACTCGACCGCGGCGGCCTCGCCGGAGTGGGTCTGCTTGCGTTGGGCGAGCAGCGCCATCAGCCGCTTCCAATAGGGCGTGTTGGCGACCTCCTTGCCCTCGGCCGTCTTCCAGCCGCGCTTGCTCCAGCCGAACGCCCACTTGGTGATGCCCTGAATCACATAGGTGGAGTCGGTGTGGATGCGCAGCGGGCCGGGCGTGGCCTCCAGGTGGCGCAGCGCCATGCCCACGGCGGTCATCTCCATCCGGTTGTTGGTCGTCTCGCGCTCGTGGCCACCCAGCTCCGTCACCTGTCCGTCCGGCGTGGCGATGATGACGCCCCAGCCCCCGGGGCCCGGATTGCCGGAGCAGGCTCCGTCGGCGAAGACGACCGTGGCGTGGCTCTTCATGCGGCGCACCCTAGGCGGCCTCGGGGCGGGGCGGCCAGGATGACTCGCGGCAGGGGCGTCCTCGGGCTGACATGAAAGTCGTGATTCCACCACGAGCCCGAGTCTTCCTCACTTGGAGGCGTGAGCGTGGTACGTGGCTTGCTCCTGCCGCGAGGGCTCGGGCGGGAGCGCTGGTACCCGAGGGAAAGCCATCCACACCACCATGTCGACCGAGCACTTCAAGTCCTCCCCGAGCGACTCCAGGCCCCTCTCCTCGCGCGGCAGGACCTGGGCCGCCAGGCTCGCGCTGCTGGTGGCGGCGGCCGCCTCGGTGGCCACGTCGCGCAGCGCGCCGGCCGCACGCGTCGAGGAGTCGGCGCCGGGCGTGCTGCGGCTGTCGGCGGACGCGCCCTCGGCCAGCGTGCTGTTGCCGGTGCGGCTGGGGGTTCCGAACGGCTCCACGCAGACGGTGTGGGTGACGATGCGCGCGCCGCTCTCCGCCCGGTGGACGCACGACGAGGGGGGCTCGAGGGCGGAGCCGAGCATCACCGCGACGCTGCGCTTCGGGCCGCATGCGCTCAAGCCGGTGACGCAGGCGCTGGGGGTGTCGGAGGGGACGGCGGTGACGTTCGATGCACACTCGGATGGGGATGTCTGCCGGCTCCAGAAGCCGTGCGAGTGGGAGGCGACGCTCGACGTGGCCATCGCGGCGGGCTCGCCCGTCCCCGGCGTGGTGGAGGTGGATTGGCGGATGGTGGGCGAGGTGAGCTTCGATGAGACGGTGGACGATGAGCCCCAGGGGCTCGAGTTCAACGTGGGGACCCGCTGACGCGTGAGGGCCTCGCGTGCCACCGCGTGCGTGCCGGGTGACACGCTGCTGCATCCGCTGGTGTTCTGCGCGGTGTTGGTGCTCGTGCTGAACGACCATGTGTTCAAGGTGCGTTGGCCGTCCTGGTGGACGGGCAAGCTGTCGGACGTGGCGGGGCTCGCGATGTTCCCGCTGCTCCTGCAGGGCCTCTGGGAGCAGGCGCGGGGACGCAGCGCGCGGGACGACTTCCAGCCGTCGCTCGCGGTGCTGACGACGTGCGTGGTGCTGACGGGGCTGGTGTTCACCGCCATCAAGGTCCTGGAGCCCGCGGCCGACGCCTGGCGCTGGGGGCTCGGGGGACTGCAGTGGCCCGTGCGCGCGGCGTGGGCCGTGGTCTCCAGTCGCGCGGTGCCGTCTGTCGCGCCAGTTGCGCACACGATGGACGTGACGGACCTGCTCGCGTTGCCGGCGCTGGGCGTCTCGTACTGGCTGGGGCGCAAGCGCTGCGCGAGTCACCCCGTTCAGAGTGAGCCGAGGAACGCGAGCAGCGCTTCACGGTCCTC
It contains:
- a CDS encoding RNase H family protein; amino-acid sequence: MKSHATVVFADGACSGNPGPGGWGVIIATPDGQVTELGGHERETTNNRMEMTAVGMALRHLEATPGPLRIHTDSTYVIQGITKWAFGWSKRGWKTAEGKEVANTPYWKRLMALLAQRKQTHSGEAAAVEWHYVRGHVGVPGNERVDEIAVGYSRGKGVRLYSGALSTYEVDVHDIPEDTSLPEEKPRQPAVKAHSYLSQVGRSVKRHATWAACERRVKGVSDARFKKTKSPEDEAQVLADWGVQPGDVQSED
- a CDS encoding class I SAM-dependent methyltransferase, with product MSRLPDALPSPRRFHDEPLILILRHLKAGLAQAGRVRIEVPDPDLGAGRYPGERVGPEEGLVHRPLRHWCDLAEGLGCRLLTPRVVEATHVALTFEALGAEASWHAGSARPEVEVPAEERYGADSAFARVRKLEDAGFLLPWLEALGRVRLPAVARVLDLGVNRGDELDAFSWLETVPDVSFVGVDHSATAIAQARARFPDSRHAFHVADLNALPAALGRFHLVVSVGTLQSPGVDDHALLRTLVQEHLESESTLVLGFPNSRFRDGEVVYGARVRNLRESDLSLLVKDLSFYRRYLHQHGFRTFLGGKYDLLLTAVRGGAQSSD
- a CDS encoding DMT family transporter, producing the protein MTTPSLVRPVVPTLSGAWLTLLEMGFLGALWGSSFMFMRIAAPDFGPVPLVAVRLVLGAMVLLPLLWRARAAITPSHWPKLALVGTLNAAVPFVLFAWAAQRVPAGISAIGNSMTVLFTALVAFLFYGERIGPRRGVALVVGFAGVVVLASGKIEGASPGLGVAAAVTAAFFYGISANLVRRHMQGVPAGAVAAATLGCAALLTLPFAIASWPAQPIRSVSWFSAATLGMLCTGLGYALYYRLIQRVGASRAVTVTYLVPLFGVAWAWLLLGEPLTLSMAVAGSLILGSVALGQRQSA